A single region of the Marinobacter salinisoli genome encodes:
- the cmk gene encoding (d)CMP kinase, producing the protein MNDASVPVITVDGPGGSGKGTVTQMLAKRLGYHLLDSGALYRLTALAAERQGVALDDEVGLIRVAASLDVAFEPTPPGEPARVVMAGVDVTSDIRTEVCGNNASKVAVMQPVRDALLQRQRDFRQAPGLVADGRDMGTVVFPDAPVKIFLTASAEERAQRRYLQLKDAGVSVTIDALLKEIKARDDRDMNRSAAPLKPADDAQVIDSTGLSIEEVLGRCMAAAGQA; encoded by the coding sequence ATGAACGACGCTTCAGTGCCCGTGATTACGGTGGACGGCCCGGGAGGATCCGGAAAGGGCACCGTCACACAAATGCTTGCCAAACGTCTGGGTTACCACCTTCTCGACAGTGGGGCGCTTTACCGTTTGACCGCGTTGGCCGCTGAACGCCAGGGGGTTGCGCTGGATGACGAGGTCGGCCTGATTCGTGTTGCTGCGTCGCTGGATGTGGCCTTTGAGCCAACGCCTCCGGGAGAGCCGGCCAGAGTGGTCATGGCGGGTGTGGATGTCACTTCGGACATTCGAACCGAAGTGTGTGGCAACAACGCTTCTAAAGTGGCGGTTATGCAGCCGGTCAGAGACGCGCTGTTGCAGCGACAGCGGGACTTTCGCCAGGCTCCAGGACTGGTGGCGGATGGTCGGGATATGGGCACGGTGGTGTTTCCCGATGCACCGGTAAAAATCTTCCTGACTGCGAGTGCCGAGGAGCGGGCGCAGCGGCGCTATCTTCAGTTGAAGGACGCTGGTGTCAGTGTTACCATTGACGCCCTTTTAAAGGAGATAAAGGCGCGCGACGATCGGGATATGAACCGTTCCGCGGCCCCTCTCAAACCAGCAGATGATGCGCAAGTCATTGATTCTACCGGTTTGAGTATTGAGGAGGTGTTAGGGAGGTGTATGGCCGCTGCAGGCCAGGCCTAA
- a CDS encoding bifunctional prephenate dehydrogenase/3-phosphoshikimate 1-carboxyvinyltransferase, with amino-acid sequence MGAEVSAQKPIFNRVAILGLGLIGGSLASAIRRHRLAGQVVGYDKRSDELALGESLGVIDQAANSIQDAVQGSDLVVLAVPVRATKTVLEEIKPWLDDAAVLTDVGSTKSSFVADVEAVFGSRSPRVIPGHPIAGSEKSGIRAANPELFVSHKVILTPGDDADEDALSRLTALWQGCGATVLTMSVSYHDEVLAATSHLPHLIAFSLVDTLAGEDENMDIFRYAAGGFRDFTRIAASDPVMWHDIFLSNRDAVLRVIDHFTHDLDQLRTAIAAQDGATLLRVFSRAKAAREHFSKILSGQAFVTNHSEKQVTFRLQPGGAVSGEFRVPGDKSMSHRSIMLGALAEGITEVTGFLEGEDSLATLQAFRDMGVTIEGPDNGFVRIHGVGMRGLQAPRGPLYLGNSGTAMRLFAGLMAAQPFDSELTGDASLSKRPMGRVADPLRAMGAVIDAEDGGRPPLRISGGQKLNGIHYEMPMASAQVKSCLLLAGLYAEGSTSVTEPAPTRDHTERMLSGFGYHVYRDGPTASVSGGGTLSACNIDVPADISSAAFFLVAASIAPNSELILKHVGINPTRTGVINILKLMGADIEVFNEREIGGEPVADLRVRSAELNGIDIPEDQVPLAIDEFPVLFIAAVCARGRTVLRGAEELRVKESDRIQVMADGLAALGVNAVVTADGIIIEGGQTIGGGTVDSHGDHRIAMSFAVASLRASGDIEVTDCANVATSFPGFVELAQSCGIHISAEGA; translated from the coding sequence TTTCAACCGCGTTGCCATTCTCGGGCTGGGGCTGATCGGAGGGTCGCTCGCCAGCGCGATCCGGCGTCATCGGCTCGCCGGGCAAGTGGTCGGTTACGACAAGCGGTCCGATGAGCTTGCCCTTGGCGAGTCTCTTGGTGTGATCGACCAGGCGGCGAACTCCATTCAGGATGCCGTCCAGGGAAGCGATCTCGTGGTTCTGGCCGTGCCCGTTCGGGCGACAAAAACCGTTCTGGAAGAGATTAAGCCCTGGCTGGATGATGCTGCTGTTCTGACTGATGTCGGGAGCACCAAGTCCAGCTTTGTGGCTGACGTCGAGGCTGTTTTTGGCTCAAGGTCCCCTCGTGTTATCCCTGGCCATCCGATTGCCGGCTCCGAAAAGAGCGGAATACGCGCGGCCAATCCAGAGTTGTTTGTCAGCCACAAGGTCATACTCACCCCGGGCGACGATGCGGACGAGGACGCGCTCAGCCGTTTGACGGCGCTGTGGCAGGGCTGCGGTGCAACGGTATTGACCATGTCGGTCAGCTACCATGACGAAGTGCTGGCAGCCACCAGTCATCTCCCTCATCTGATCGCGTTTTCGCTGGTGGATACTCTGGCCGGTGAGGATGAAAACATGGATATCTTTCGCTACGCGGCGGGAGGTTTCCGGGATTTTACCCGCATTGCGGCAAGTGATCCGGTCATGTGGCACGATATCTTCCTTTCAAATCGGGATGCCGTGTTAAGAGTGATTGACCATTTCACGCACGATCTTGATCAGCTCAGAACCGCGATAGCGGCGCAGGATGGCGCGACGTTGCTGCGGGTTTTCAGTCGCGCAAAGGCAGCGCGGGAACATTTTTCGAAGATACTTTCAGGACAGGCTTTCGTGACAAACCATAGCGAGAAACAGGTAACGTTCCGACTTCAGCCCGGCGGGGCAGTGTCCGGCGAATTTCGGGTGCCCGGGGACAAATCCATGTCGCACCGGTCGATCATGCTGGGTGCATTGGCCGAGGGCATAACGGAAGTCACGGGATTTCTGGAAGGTGAGGACAGTCTGGCGACGCTACAGGCCTTCCGTGACATGGGCGTTACCATTGAGGGGCCAGACAACGGTTTTGTCCGCATTCATGGCGTAGGGATGCGCGGGCTGCAGGCGCCACGAGGCCCGCTGTACCTCGGCAATTCCGGAACTGCGATGCGTCTTTTTGCCGGACTGATGGCGGCCCAGCCCTTTGATTCCGAGTTGACCGGAGATGCCAGTCTCTCCAAACGTCCGATGGGCCGGGTTGCTGATCCGCTGCGGGCCATGGGGGCGGTGATCGATGCCGAAGATGGGGGGCGGCCGCCTCTGAGAATCTCCGGGGGTCAGAAGCTGAACGGTATCCATTACGAGATGCCGATGGCGAGTGCTCAGGTTAAATCCTGCCTGTTGTTGGCGGGTCTCTATGCTGAGGGCAGCACATCGGTGACCGAGCCGGCGCCGACGCGGGATCATACCGAGCGGATGCTGTCCGGTTTTGGCTACCACGTCTATCGCGATGGCCCGACGGCGAGCGTCAGTGGCGGTGGCACGCTCTCTGCCTGCAACATCGATGTGCCGGCCGATATATCGTCCGCCGCTTTCTTCCTTGTCGCGGCGAGCATCGCTCCCAATTCGGAGCTGATCCTGAAGCACGTGGGCATTAATCCGACGCGCACCGGTGTGATCAATATCCTGAAGTTGATGGGCGCCGACATCGAAGTGTTCAACGAGCGGGAAATCGGTGGCGAACCGGTTGCCGATCTTCGGGTTCGGTCGGCGGAACTGAACGGTATCGATATCCCTGAGGATCAGGTTCCGCTGGCGATTGACGAGTTCCCCGTTCTGTTTATTGCTGCAGTTTGCGCTCGTGGTCGAACAGTACTGCGTGGTGCCGAGGAGCTCCGTGTCAAAGAAAGCGATCGTATTCAGGTCATGGCAGATGGATTGGCGGCGCTGGGCGTGAACGCTGTCGTCACTGCTGATGGCATTATTATCGAAGGCGGCCAGACCATTGGCGGTGGCACGGTCGACAGCCACGGTGACCACCGCATTGCCATGTCGTTCGCGGTTGCATCGCTGCGCGCTTCTGGCGACATCGAGGTCACCGATTGTGCGAATGTCGCGACCTCGTTTCCGGGGTTTGTCGAGCTGGCGCAGAGCTGCGGTATTCATATTTCCGCGGAAGGAGCCTGA
- the rpsA gene encoding 30S ribosomal protein S1: MSESFADLFEESLKEIDMQPGSIVQGTVVDVDNDWVTVNAGLKSEGVIPASQFRNEKGELEVAIGDVVDVALDAVEDGFGETRLSREKAKRAEAWKVLEKSFEAEEVVKGVINGKVKGGFTVDLAGIRAFLPGSLVDVRPVRDTAHLENKELEFKVIKLDQKRNNVVVSRRAVLEAENSAEREALLETLTEGLEIKGIVKNLTDYGAFVDLGGVDGLLHITDMAWKRIKHPSEIVNVGDEINVKVLKFDRERNRVSLGLKQLGEDPWVDIKGRYPEGAKVTARVTNLTDYGCFAELEEGVEGLVHVSEMDWTNKNIHPSKVVQVGDEVDVMILDIDEERRRISLGIKQCVSNPWEDFSSNFNKGDRISGKIKSITDFGIFIGLDGGIDGLVHLSDISWNETGEEAVRHYKKGDEVETVILSVDPERERISLGIKQLESDPFAEFVQLNDKGSIVKGTVSAVDAKAATIALNDEVEAVLKASEISRDRVEDARNALKEGEEVEAKIISIDRKNRIINLSVKSKDVEDDKQALENVRSKTAETSGATTIGDLIKEQMQQQNANKD, translated from the coding sequence ATGAGCGAGAGCTTTGCGGATCTTTTTGAAGAAAGCCTGAAAGAAATTGATATGCAACCGGGTTCCATCGTCCAGGGAACCGTGGTTGATGTTGATAACGACTGGGTCACCGTTAACGCCGGACTGAAGTCCGAAGGCGTTATCCCCGCCTCCCAGTTCCGTAACGAAAAAGGCGAGTTGGAAGTTGCTATCGGCGACGTTGTTGACGTGGCTCTGGATGCGGTTGAAGACGGTTTCGGTGAAACCAGGCTGTCCCGCGAGAAAGCCAAGCGCGCCGAAGCTTGGAAAGTGCTCGAGAAGTCCTTCGAGGCAGAAGAAGTGGTTAAGGGTGTTATCAATGGCAAGGTCAAGGGCGGTTTCACTGTCGACCTGGCTGGTATCCGTGCCTTCCTGCCCGGCTCTCTGGTAGATGTCCGTCCGGTTCGTGACACTGCGCACCTGGAAAACAAAGAGCTCGAGTTCAAGGTTATCAAGCTGGACCAGAAGCGTAACAACGTGGTTGTTTCCCGCCGCGCGGTTCTGGAAGCTGAAAACAGCGCCGAGCGTGAAGCTCTGCTCGAAACCCTGACTGAGGGTCTGGAAATCAAGGGTATCGTCAAAAACCTGACCGACTACGGTGCATTCGTAGACCTGGGCGGTGTTGACGGTCTCCTGCACATCACTGACATGGCTTGGAAGCGCATCAAGCACCCGAGCGAAATCGTCAATGTTGGTGATGAAATCAACGTCAAGGTTCTCAAGTTTGACCGTGAGCGCAATCGCGTCTCCCTGGGCCTCAAGCAGCTGGGCGAAGATCCTTGGGTAGATATCAAGGGTCGTTACCCTGAAGGTGCGAAGGTCACTGCTCGCGTCACCAACCTGACTGATTATGGCTGTTTCGCAGAGTTGGAAGAGGGTGTTGAGGGTCTGGTTCACGTGTCTGAAATGGACTGGACCAACAAGAATATCCATCCGTCCAAGGTTGTTCAGGTGGGCGACGAAGTGGACGTGATGATTCTGGATATCGACGAGGAGCGTCGTCGTATCTCCCTGGGCATCAAGCAGTGCGTGTCCAACCCGTGGGAAGATTTCTCCAGCAACTTCAACAAGGGCGACCGGATCTCTGGCAAGATCAAGTCCATCACTGACTTCGGTATCTTTATCGGTCTGGATGGCGGCATCGACGGTCTTGTTCACCTGTCCGACATCAGCTGGAATGAAACCGGTGAAGAAGCGGTTCGTCACTACAAGAAGGGTGACGAAGTTGAGACCGTTATCCTGTCTGTAGATCCCGAGCGTGAGCGTATCTCTCTGGGTATCAAGCAGCTCGAGAGCGATCCGTTTGCTGAGTTCGTTCAGCTGAACGACAAAGGCTCGATCGTTAAGGGCACGGTTTCCGCAGTTGACGCCAAGGCGGCAACTATTGCTCTGAACGACGAAGTTGAAGCTGTACTGAAGGCTTCTGAAATCAGCCGTGACCGTGTTGAAGATGCACGTAATGCGCTGAAAGAAGGTGAAGAAGTAGAAGCGAAGATCATCAGCATCGATCGCAAAAACCGCATCATCAACCTGTCCGTCAAGTCCAAGGACGTTGAAGACGACAAGCAGGCTCTGGAGAATGTGCGGAGCAAGACCGCTGAAACTTCTGGTGCGACCACCATTGGTGATCTCATCAAGGAGCAGATGCAGCAGCAGAATGCCAACAAGGACTAA
- a CDS encoding integration host factor subunit beta — protein sequence MTKSELVELIASKQTQLSVKDVELAVKTIIEHMSQSLADGQRIEIRGFGSFSLHHRAARTGRNPKTGEAVQLPAKFVPHFKPGKELREQVNDSLKKGF from the coding sequence ATGACGAAGTCGGAACTGGTCGAGCTGATTGCATCCAAGCAAACACAGCTGTCTGTTAAAGATGTGGAGTTGGCCGTAAAAACGATTATTGAGCACATGTCTCAGTCGCTTGCCGACGGGCAGCGAATTGAAATTCGGGGTTTTGGTAGTTTCTCCCTGCATCATCGGGCTGCGCGTACCGGCCGGAATCCGAAGACAGGGGAGGCGGTTCAGTTGCCGGCCAAGTTTGTGCCCCATTTCAAACCTGGTAAAGAACTTCGTGAACAGGTCAACGACAGTCTTAAGAAAGGCTTCTGA